Proteins co-encoded in one Arachis hypogaea cultivar Tifrunner chromosome 13, arahy.Tifrunner.gnm2.J5K5, whole genome shotgun sequence genomic window:
- the LOC112736952 gene encoding bZIP transcription factor 29 — protein MGDNEDSNNNIDMMQRLQSSFGTTSSSSSSFLKQTLTMEQLTIPQFQQMRANNNNQQQHFYGGDGMKRAGIPPSHPHQIPPISPYSQIPRSTLTHHQMGSPTPTHTRSLSQPSFFSLDSLPPLSPSPFRGADSSTSISDQASADVSMEDRDVSSHQQQQQQHSLLPPSSPFSSARGTGNPLPPPRKTHRRSNSDIPFGFSTILQSSPPLIPLKKPAQLVKKESGSWSSADPNAEGSGEKKLSPEGEVVDDLFSAYMNLDSINDAFNNNSSDEKNGNEIIINNNNSNRDDLDSRASGTKTSNNNGGGDSSDNEAESSGNSMMSQSCGEKRDGVKKRSAAGEVVGGVAPTSRHYRSVSMDSFIGKLNFNDESPRLPPSPGSARPPSSNGIDGNTGAFSLEFGNGEFSGPELKKIMANEKLAEIAMMDPKRAKRILANRQSAARSKERKMRYISELEHKVQTLQTEATTLSAQLTLLQRDSVGLTNQNSELKFRLQSMEQQAKLRDALNEALTAEVQRLKLATAELNGESHSSGCLIPQHSVNPLMFQQQQQASTASQQNIHLQQQQRQNGNTNSQTDLKH, from the exons ATGGGTGACAATGAAGACTCCAACAACAATATTGACATGATGCAAAGGCTTCAATCCTCATTCGGAACGACGTCGTCTTCGTCTTCTTCGTTCCTCAAACAGACTCTTACCATGGAGCAGCTCACAATACCCCAATTCCAACAAATGCGTGCTAATAACAATAATCAGCAACAACATTTCTACGGTGGAGATGGAATGAAGCGTGCGGGTATACCACCGTCTCACCCGCACCAGATCCCGCCCATTTCCCCATACTCTCAGATCCCGCGCTCCACACTCACTCACCACCAAATGGGttcacctacacccacccacacCCGATCCCTATCCCAACCATCGTTCTTCTCACTCGACTCTCTCCCACCGCTAAGCCCCTCTCCCTTCCGCGGCGCTGACTCCTCAACTTCAATCTCCGACCAAGCCTCCGCTGACGTCTCCATGGAAGATCGTGACGTCAGCAGCCACcaacagcaacagcaacaacacTCTCTCCTCCCTCCGTCTTCGCCTTTCTCATCTGCCCGGGGCACCGGCAACCCTCTGCCCCCTCCTCGGAAAACGCACCGTCGCTCCAACAGCGATATACCGTTTGGATTCTCCACCATTTTGCAGTCGTCGCCGCCGCTGATTCCGTTGAAGAAGCCTGCGCAGCTTGTTAAGAAGGAATCTGGTTCCTGGAGTAGCGCTGATCCCAATGCGGAGGGATCAGGGGAGAAGAAGCTCTCCCCTGAAGGTGAAGTAGTTGATGATCTTTTCTCTGCTTACATGAACTTGGATAGCATCAATGACGCGTTTAACAATAATTCATCTGATGAGAAGAACGGTAACgagattattataaataataacaatagtAATCGTGATGATTTGGATAGTAGAGCTAGTGGAACCAAGACTAGTAACAACAATGGTGGTGGGGATAGTAGTGATAATGAAGCTGAGAGTAGCGGCAACTCAATGATGAGTCAGAGTTGTGGGGAGAAGAGGGATGGCGTTAAGAAGAGGAGTGCTGCTGGTGAGGTTGTTGGCGGCGTCGCTCCCACGAGCCGCCACTATAGGAGTGTGTCTATGGATAGtttcattggcaagttgaatttCAATGATGAGTCGCCAAGGTTGCCGCCATCGCCTGGGTCTGCTCGGCCGCCTTCCTCAAATGGAATCGATGGGAACACCGGTGCTTTCAGCTTGGAGTTTGGGAATGGTGAGTTTAGTGGCCCTGAGTTGAAGAAGATCATGGCCAATGAGAAGCTTGCTGAGATTGCTATGATGGATCCTAAGCGTGCAAAGAG GATTCTGGCAAATCGGCAGTCAGCTGCACGATCCAAAGAAAGGAAGATGCGATACATTTCTGAGCTGGAACATAAGGTCCAGACCCTACAAACTGAGGCCACCACACTCTCTGCACAGCTTACTCTGTTGCAG AGGGATTCTGTTGGACTCACTAACCAAAATAGTGAGCTCAAATTTCGCCTTCAATCCATGGAACAACAGGCAAAACTCCGAGATG CTCTAAACGAGGCTCTCACTGCCGAGGTTCAACGACTAAAGCTCGCTACGGCTGAGCTGAACGGGGAGTCACACTCATCCGGTTGCTTGATTCCGCAACATTCTGTCAACCCTCTGATGtttcagcagcagcagcaggcTTCTACTGCATCTCAACAAAACATTCATCTTCAACAACAACAGCGGCAGAATGGTAATACCAACTCACAAACCGATCTAAAACACTAA